A section of the Lynx canadensis isolate LIC74 chromosome A1, mLynCan4.pri.v2, whole genome shotgun sequence genome encodes:
- the MAB21L1 gene encoding putative nucleotidyltransferase MAB21L1 — protein sequence MIAAQAKLVYHLNKYYNEKCQARKAAIAKTIREVCKVVSDVLKEVEVQEPRFISSLNEMDNRYEGLEVISPTEFEVVLYLNQMGVFNFVDDGSLPGCAVLKLSDGRKRSMSLWVEFITASGYLSARKIRSRFQTLVAQAVDKCSYRDVVKMVADTSEVKLRIRDRYVVQITPAFKCTGIWPRSAAHWPLPHIPWPGPNRVAEVKAEGFNLLSKECHSLAGKQSSAESDAWVLQFAEAENRLQMGGCRKKCLSILKTLRDRHLELPGQPLNNYHMKTLVSYECEKHPRESDWDESCLGDRLNGILLQLISCLQCRRCPHYFLPNLDLFQGKPHSALENAAKQTWRLAREILTNPKSLEKL from the coding sequence ATGATCGCGGCCCAGGCCAAGCTGGTGTACCATCTGAATAAATACTACAACGAGAAGTGCCAGGCCAGGAAGGCTGCCATCGCCAAGACGATCCGCGAAGTCTGCAAAGTCGTTTCCGACGTCCTGAAAGAAGTGGAGGTCCAGGAGCCCCGCTTCATCAGCTCTCTCAACGAGATGGACAATCGCTACGAGGGCCTCGAGGTCATCTCCCCCACCGAGTTTGAAGTGGTGCTTTACCTGAACCAGATGGGGGTGTTCAACTTCGTGGACGACGGCTCGCTGCCCGGCTGCGCGGTGCTGAAGCTGAGCGACGGGCGCAAGAGGAGCATGTCCCTCTGGGTGGAATTCATCACCGCCTCCGGCTACCTCTCGGCGCGCAAGATCCGGTCCAGGTTCCAGACGCTGGTGGCCCAGGCGGTGGACAAATGCAGCTACAGGGACGTGGTGAAAATGGTGGCGGACACCAGCGAAGTGAAACTGCGAATCCGAGATAGGTACGTGGTGCAGATCACCCCGGCCTTTAAGTGCACCGGCATCTGGCCCAGGAGTGCTGCCCACTGGCCGCTTCCCCACATCCCCTGGCCGGGACCCAACCGGGTGGCGGAGGTCAAAGCGGAAGGGTTCAATCTCCTGTCCAAGGAGTGCCACTCCCTGGCCGGCAAACAGAGCTCGGCCGAGAGCGACGCCTGGGTGCTGCAGTTCGCGGAAGCGGAGAACAGACTGCAGATGGGGGGCTGCAGGAAGAAATGCCTCTCCATCCTCAAAACCTTGCGGGATCGGCACCTCGAACTGCCCGGCCAGCCCCTCAACAATTACCACATGAAGACTCTGGTTTCCTACGAGTGTGAAAAGCATCCCCGGGAGTCGGACTGGGACGAGTCCTGCCTGGGTGATCGGCTTAACGGGATTTTGCTGCAACTTATCTCCTGCCTGCAGTGCCGGCGGTGTCCTCACTACTTCCTCCCGAACTTAGATCTGTTCCAAGGCAAACCTCATTCGGCTCTGGAGAACGCTGCCAAACAAACGTGGCGACTGGCGAGAGAGATCCTGACCAACCCGAAAAGTTTGGAGAAACTTTAG